In the genome of Coraliomargarita algicola, one region contains:
- a CDS encoding SRPBCC family protein, giving the protein MPKLMIERSVVIEAPVELVYALVCDFQRWPEWSPWLSAEKDAALSFGDDGKSYAWDGAIVGRGEMRIQNAQVNESLQMQLSLLKPWKSQSAVSFRFSEENGGTRVVWRMEGSLPFFLFFMRPMMETLIGMDYERGLAMLKDLAELGAVPSTIELLPGQTRESCRYVGLVRTCSLAEMPDCMKTDFGRLQAFFEANQLSLSGGAFSIYSKWDLSKAEVEYSACFPVASKPDALPAEFVYREMPQVDAYVVEHTGAYRNLGNAWSAGMLRGRQKVFKQSKKVFPFEVYVTEIDSVPESEIVTRVYFPLA; this is encoded by the coding sequence ATGCCCAAACTGATGATTGAACGTTCTGTTGTGATTGAGGCTCCGGTGGAGCTGGTTTATGCGCTGGTATGCGATTTTCAACGATGGCCGGAGTGGTCGCCTTGGTTGAGTGCGGAGAAGGACGCTGCATTGTCTTTTGGCGATGATGGAAAATCGTATGCCTGGGATGGCGCGATTGTGGGGCGCGGTGAGATGCGAATACAGAATGCGCAAGTGAATGAATCTTTGCAGATGCAGTTGTCTCTCTTGAAGCCTTGGAAGTCGCAGTCGGCAGTCAGTTTTCGTTTTTCAGAGGAGAATGGCGGCACGCGTGTGGTCTGGCGGATGGAGGGCTCCTTGCCGTTTTTCCTGTTTTTTATGAGGCCGATGATGGAGACTTTGATTGGTATGGATTACGAGCGGGGGCTTGCGATGCTCAAAGACCTCGCGGAGCTCGGTGCGGTGCCGAGCACGATTGAGTTGCTTCCTGGGCAGACGCGAGAAAGCTGTCGCTATGTGGGGCTGGTGCGGACCTGCTCTTTGGCCGAGATGCCGGATTGTATGAAAACTGATTTCGGGCGCTTACAGGCTTTCTTTGAGGCGAATCAGCTGAGTTTGAGTGGAGGTGCTTTTTCGATCTATTCGAAATGGGATCTTTCCAAGGCAGAGGTGGAGTATTCTGCATGTTTTCCGGTGGCTTCCAAACCGGATGCTTTGCCAGCTGAGTTTGTTTACCGTGAGATGCCGCAGGTGGATGCCTATGTGGTGGAACATACGGGTGCGTATCGAAACCTTGGTAATGCGTGGTCGGCGGGCATGTTGCGCGGACGCCAGAAGGTGTTTAAGCAGAGTAAGAAAGTCTTCCCCTTCGAAGTGTATGTGACCGAAATCGACTCTGTGCCGGAGTCGGAGATCGTGACCCGGGTGTATTTCCCACTTGCTTGA